From Curtobacterium sp. SGAir0471, the proteins below share one genomic window:
- a CDS encoding VOC family protein: MPTITPFLWFDDQAEQAATYYTELFPDSRVDSVARTPEGTALVVEFTLLGQPYRAMNGGPGHPHTDAVSFQVDVDTQEELDRIWDALLADGGRPLACGWLHDRWGLTWQVTPSMMGDLMTGGGDPEANARVFRAMQDMVKLDIPALQAAAAGG; this comes from the coding sequence GTGCCCACCATCACCCCGTTCCTCTGGTTCGACGACCAGGCCGAGCAGGCCGCCACGTACTACACGGAGCTCTTCCCGGACAGCCGGGTCGACAGCGTCGCGCGGACCCCGGAGGGCACCGCCCTCGTCGTCGAGTTCACCCTGCTCGGCCAGCCGTACCGGGCGATGAACGGCGGCCCGGGGCACCCGCACACCGACGCCGTGTCCTTCCAGGTCGACGTCGACACCCAGGAGGAGCTCGACCGGATCTGGGACGCGCTCCTCGCCGACGGTGGTCGGCCGCTCGCGTGCGGATGGCTCCACGACCGCTGGGGGCTGACCTGGCAGGTGACCCCGTCGATGATGGGCGACCTGATGACCGGCGGCGGCGACCCGGAGGCGAACGCCCGGGTGTTCCGCGCGATGCAGGACATGGTCAAGCTCGACATCCCGGCGCTGCAGGCCGCAGCGGCCGGCGGATGA
- a CDS encoding MarR family winged helix-turn-helix transcriptional regulator, producing the protein MSSPSADVRGGRTTDDVRNTDIGRAYTELSRITRRASIRARGDDLVLSVVDQSLVDFVVQHPGCMAIDIARYLRLNRSTISRQLSGLLAAGLVRTTDGGSGNAKPLEATDAGRAALERSVRLHRDALEERLADWSDDDVALLAGLLERLGAADEAGLPMPARATDDGAGADTGHGGDGDPGRDGPTAS; encoded by the coding sequence ATGAGCAGCCCGAGTGCAGACGTCCGCGGCGGCCGCACGACCGACGACGTCCGCAACACGGACATCGGCCGCGCCTACACCGAGCTCTCCCGCATCACCCGACGTGCGAGCATCCGGGCACGCGGCGACGACCTCGTGCTCAGCGTCGTCGACCAGTCCCTCGTCGACTTCGTCGTCCAGCACCCCGGCTGCATGGCGATCGACATCGCCCGCTACCTGCGGCTGAACCGGTCGACGATCTCCCGACAGCTCTCCGGCCTGCTCGCAGCGGGGCTCGTCCGCACCACCGACGGCGGCTCCGGCAACGCGAAGCCGCTCGAGGCGACCGACGCCGGCCGTGCCGCACTCGAGCGCTCGGTGCGTCTGCACCGCGACGCGCTCGAGGAACGGCTCGCCGACTGGTCCGACGACGACGTCGCGCTCCTCGCCGGCCTGCTCGAACGACTCGGCGCCGCCGACGAGGCCGGTCTCCCCATGCCCGCGCGCGCGACCGACGACGGCGCCGGCGCCGACACCGGTCACGGCGGCGACGGCGACCCCGGGCGCGACGGTCCCACCGCCTCGTGA
- a CDS encoding metallophosphoesterase family protein, protein MTTSFVLLSDTHLPKRAKDLPAGLWADIDAADLVVHAGDWVDLATLDAVQGRSRRSEGVRGNNDGPEFDDRLPLVARFTVEDLRFALVHETGAATGRERRADAAYPDTDVLVFGHSHIPWDSVAPSGMRLLNPGSPTDRRRQPDFTWMRGTVDGRALTVETVRLPPAAR, encoded by the coding sequence GTGACCACCTCGTTCGTCCTGCTCTCCGACACCCACCTGCCGAAGCGCGCGAAGGACCTGCCCGCCGGGCTCTGGGCGGACATCGACGCCGCGGACCTCGTCGTGCACGCGGGGGACTGGGTGGACCTCGCCACCCTCGACGCCGTGCAGGGACGGTCCCGCCGCTCCGAGGGCGTCCGCGGCAACAACGACGGCCCCGAGTTCGACGACCGACTGCCGCTCGTCGCGCGGTTCACCGTCGAGGACCTGCGGTTCGCCCTGGTGCACGAGACCGGTGCCGCGACGGGCCGCGAGCGTCGGGCCGACGCCGCCTACCCGGACACCGACGTGCTCGTCTTCGGGCACTCGCACATCCCCTGGGACTCGGTCGCGCCCTCGGGCATGCGCCTGCTCAACCCCGGGTCGCCGACGGACCGCCGTCGACAGCCCGACTTCACCTGGATGCGGGGCACGGTGGACGGGCGCGCACTGACGGTCGAGACGGTCCGCCTGCCCCCGGCAGCCCGCTGA
- the thiD gene encoding bifunctional hydroxymethylpyrimidine kinase/phosphomethylpyrimidine kinase, which produces MTAPGAGTGTGTGASGRTGHVVQARPGGLLVPRVLSIAGTDPTGGAGLQADLKAIAAHDGYGMGVVTALVAQNTHGVRSVHVPDVGFLRQQLDAVSDDVVVDAVKVGMLGTVEVVRTVTDWLREHRPPVVVVDPVMVATSGDRLLDPQAAAAMGDLLALADLVTPNRAELTDLVALAGGTAATPLEAALLVARRWDVLVLAKGGHDTGPTSDDVLVRPDGSARTFRGPRVATTNTHGTGCSLSSAIATLAARDGDWELAVGEAKSWLTEALRGADALHVGTGNGPVDHGARTRAALPAVTWTDRWWTDVAETLDATLSCGFLEGLADGTLDPDVFAGYLAQDLHYLRAYEQHLRRLATASDGDAAAEWAAAAQGCADEARDLHHRHLAGTHADDPVHPTCAGYLAHLQDAADSGSVGVLAAAVLPCFRVYAWVGTQLGHAPEGHPFADWLGAYGDPTFAAASAAATARVEALAAAADPAERGRMARAHRQSTEWELAFFRMPTEPPCWRG; this is translated from the coding sequence ATGACCGCCCCGGGCGCAGGAACCGGCACCGGCACCGGAGCGTCGGGGCGCACGGGGCACGTCGTGCAGGCTCGACCGGGCGGGCTGCTCGTCCCGCGTGTCCTCAGCATCGCGGGCACCGACCCGACCGGCGGCGCGGGGCTGCAGGCGGACCTCAAGGCGATCGCGGCGCACGACGGCTACGGGATGGGGGTCGTCACGGCCCTCGTCGCGCAGAACACCCACGGGGTCCGGTCGGTGCACGTGCCCGACGTCGGGTTCCTCCGGCAGCAGCTCGACGCCGTGTCGGACGACGTCGTGGTCGACGCGGTCAAGGTCGGGATGCTCGGCACCGTCGAGGTCGTCCGCACGGTCACCGACTGGCTCCGCGAGCACCGCCCACCCGTGGTCGTCGTCGACCCGGTGATGGTCGCAACGAGCGGCGATCGGCTGCTCGACCCGCAGGCCGCGGCCGCGATGGGCGACCTGCTCGCCCTCGCCGACCTGGTGACCCCCAACCGCGCGGAGCTGACCGACCTCGTCGCGCTCGCCGGGGGCACCGCCGCGACACCCCTGGAGGCCGCACTTCTGGTGGCCCGCCGCTGGGACGTCCTGGTGCTCGCGAAGGGCGGCCACGACACCGGCCCGACCTCCGACGACGTGCTCGTCCGGCCCGACGGCTCCGCCCGGACCTTCCGGGGGCCGCGGGTCGCCACGACCAACACGCACGGCACGGGGTGCTCGCTGTCGAGTGCGATCGCGACGCTGGCGGCACGCGACGGCGACTGGGAGCTCGCGGTCGGCGAGGCGAAGTCCTGGCTCACCGAGGCGCTCCGCGGTGCCGACGCCCTGCACGTCGGGACGGGCAACGGCCCGGTCGACCACGGCGCCCGTACCCGTGCGGCCCTGCCCGCGGTGACCTGGACGGACCGGTGGTGGACGGACGTCGCGGAGACCCTCGACGCGACGCTCTCGTGCGGCTTCCTGGAGGGCCTCGCCGACGGCACGCTCGACCCGGACGTGTTCGCCGGGTACCTCGCGCAGGACCTCCACTACCTGCGGGCCTACGAGCAGCACCTCCGGCGCCTGGCAACGGCCTCGGACGGCGACGCCGCAGCGGAGTGGGCCGCAGCCGCACAGGGCTGCGCCGACGAGGCACGGGACCTGCACCACCGCCATCTGGCCGGCACCCACGCCGACGACCCGGTCCACCCGACCTGCGCGGGGTACCTCGCCCACCTGCAGGACGCGGCCGACAGCGGGTCGGTCGGGGTGCTCGCCGCCGCCGTGCTGCCGTGCTTCCGGGTCTACGCCTGGGTCGGGACGCAGCTCGGGCACGCTCCGGAGGGACACCCGTTCGCGGACTGGCTCGGTGCGTACGGGGACCCGACGTTCGCGGCGGCGAGCGCCGCGGCGACCGCACGGGTCGAGGCACTCGCCGCGGCTGCGGACCCGGCGGAGCGGGGGCGGATGGCGCGGGCGCACCGGCAGTCGACCGAGTGGGAGCTCGCGTTCTTCCGGATGCCCACGGAGCCGCCCTGCTGGCGCGGCTGA
- the thiE gene encoding thiamine phosphate synthase — MSAPVDLGVYLVTDPVLVDRHGRGVLGVVRAAVDAGVRLVQVRDKQAPVRDLLALTAAVADAVGDRATVVVDDRTDVALAARRAGRRVAGVHLGQSDLPVAAARALLGPDAHVGLTANTPEHLAAVAALPRGTVDLLGVGVVHPTATKPDHPPALGVDGVARIVRAARPLGLPCVAIGGVALDDVAPLRAAGAAGVAVVAGICAAADPHAAAAAYVRAWSGA, encoded by the coding sequence GTGAGCGCCCCGGTGGACCTCGGCGTCTACCTGGTCACCGACCCCGTGCTCGTCGACCGGCACGGCAGGGGCGTGCTCGGCGTCGTCCGTGCCGCGGTCGACGCCGGCGTGCGGCTCGTGCAGGTGCGGGACAAGCAGGCGCCGGTCCGCGACCTCCTCGCCCTGACCGCCGCGGTGGCCGACGCCGTCGGGGACCGCGCGACCGTCGTGGTGGACGACCGGACCGACGTCGCGCTCGCAGCCCGACGCGCCGGACGCCGGGTCGCGGGCGTCCACCTCGGCCAGTCGGACCTGCCGGTCGCCGCCGCCCGGGCGCTCCTCGGGCCGGACGCCCACGTGGGGCTCACCGCGAACACGCCGGAGCACCTCGCCGCCGTCGCGGCGCTGCCCCGCGGCACGGTGGACCTGCTCGGGGTCGGTGTCGTCCACCCCACCGCGACGAAGCCGGACCACCCGCCGGCGCTCGGCGTCGACGGCGTCGCCCGGATCGTGCGCGCTGCTCGGCCGCTCGGGCTCCCGTGCGTCGCGATCGGCGGGGTCGCCCTCGACGACGTCGCGCCGCTGCGGGCGGCCGGTGCCGCGGGCGTCGCGGTGGTGGCCGGGATCTGCGCCGCCGCCGACCCGCACGCGGCGGCAGCGGCCTACGTCCGCGCGTGGAGCGGGGCATGA
- the thiM gene encoding hydroxyethylthiazole kinase has protein sequence MHTAAPVPGSAGAPSPDWAARTATLLEEVRARSPLVQCITNTVVQNVTANVLLALGASAAMVDVTTEAGPFARVADALLVNTGTPHPEPRAASVEAVTAAVDAGTPWVLDPVAVGSLPVRTALAHELLALRPSVLRGNASEVLALLGAADGGRGVDSTAGTDEAREAALRASDGRLVGAVAVSGPVDLLVAPGTGVVRVANGTPLLTRITGGGCALGAVIAAFAAVVPEDPGTAAVAGTLVHTVAAELAARDAGGPGTFQPLFLDRLAALTPEDVVRVARVTTHVTAPAAVRP, from the coding sequence ATGCACACTGCTGCGCCCGTACCCGGATCCGCCGGCGCCCCGTCCCCGGACTGGGCTGCCCGCACCGCCACGCTGCTCGAGGAGGTGCGCGCCCGCAGCCCCCTGGTGCAGTGCATCACGAACACGGTGGTGCAGAACGTGACGGCGAACGTCCTGCTCGCCCTCGGCGCCTCCGCCGCGATGGTCGACGTCACCACCGAGGCCGGCCCGTTCGCCCGGGTGGCCGACGCCCTGCTCGTCAACACCGGCACACCGCATCCCGAGCCGCGCGCGGCGTCGGTCGAGGCGGTCACCGCCGCGGTCGACGCCGGCACCCCGTGGGTCCTGGACCCCGTCGCGGTCGGCTCGCTGCCGGTCCGCACCGCCCTCGCCCACGAGCTGCTCGCGCTCCGGCCGTCCGTGCTCCGCGGCAACGCCTCGGAGGTCCTCGCACTGCTCGGCGCCGCCGACGGGGGCCGCGGGGTCGACAGCACCGCCGGGACGGACGAGGCACGGGAGGCCGCGCTCCGGGCGTCGGACGGGAGGCTCGTGGGCGCCGTCGCCGTGTCCGGTCCCGTCGACCTGCTGGTCGCGCCGGGTACGGGCGTGGTGCGGGTCGCGAACGGAACACCGCTGCTGACGCGCATCACCGGGGGCGGCTGCGCGCTCGGCGCCGTGATCGCCGCCTTCGCGGCGGTGGTCCCGGAGGACCCCGGCACGGCCGCCGTCGCCGGCACCCTCGTCCACACGGTCGCCGCCGAGCTGGCCGCACGGGACGCCGGCGGGCCCGGCACGTTCCAGCCACTGTTCCTCGACCGCCTGGCAGCGCTGACCCCCGAGGACGTCGTCCGGGTGGCTCGCGTCACGACGCACGTCACGGCACCTGCGGCGGTCCGACCGTGA
- a CDS encoding NUDIX domain-containing protein: MPDVTPPGPPPGPRDPGDAWAVGPDGTKAWGRFGAAGLLVDDGAGRVLLQHRVEWSHHGGTWGIPGGARHQGEDAVTAALRESAEEAGVPEDGIDLRHAAVLDLGFWTYTTVVGRARTPFEPVIADRESLALSWVPVAEVDALPLHPGFGASWPALRAAIETVPHVVVDAANVVGSVPDGWWRDRAGAAERLLSSVAALAAQGVDAGELGLPFARWWPRWTVVLEGEARAAAATGNGAGGTAGVGADHGGASVAVVRAEGSGDDAIVEAARSALDDGHAPVVVVTADRELRTRVEALGAEVRGPGWFREQ, encoded by the coding sequence GTGCCTGACGTGACCCCTCCCGGACCGCCGCCCGGACCCCGAGACCCCGGCGACGCGTGGGCCGTCGGACCGGACGGCACGAAGGCCTGGGGACGCTTCGGCGCGGCCGGACTGCTCGTCGACGACGGCGCCGGACGCGTGCTCCTGCAGCACCGCGTGGAGTGGAGCCACCACGGCGGCACGTGGGGCATCCCCGGCGGAGCACGGCACCAGGGCGAGGACGCCGTCACCGCGGCGCTCCGCGAGTCCGCCGAGGAAGCGGGGGTGCCCGAGGACGGCATCGACCTCCGGCACGCCGCCGTGCTCGACCTCGGGTTCTGGACCTACACGACCGTCGTCGGCCGGGCCCGGACCCCGTTCGAGCCGGTGATCGCCGACCGCGAGAGCCTCGCACTGTCGTGGGTGCCCGTCGCCGAGGTCGACGCGCTGCCGCTGCACCCGGGCTTCGGTGCCTCGTGGCCGGCGCTCCGAGCCGCGATCGAGACCGTCCCGCACGTGGTGGTCGACGCGGCGAACGTGGTCGGCAGCGTGCCGGACGGCTGGTGGCGGGACCGCGCGGGTGCGGCGGAGCGACTGCTGTCGTCCGTGGCGGCGCTCGCCGCACAGGGCGTGGACGCGGGGGAGCTCGGGCTGCCGTTCGCGCGGTGGTGGCCTCGGTGGACGGTGGTGCTCGAGGGTGAGGCACGTGCCGCAGCGGCGACGGGGAACGGTGCCGGCGGGACGGCCGGGGTCGGCGCGGACCACGGCGGCGCCTCGGTCGCGGTCGTCCGGGCCGAGGGCTCCGGCGACGACGCGATCGTCGAGGCCGCCCGCTCGGCGCTCGACGACGGTCACGCACCGGTCGTCGTCGTCACGGCGGACCGGGAGCTCCGGACCCGCGTCGAGGCCCTGGGCGCCGAGGTGCGCGGCCCGGGCTGGTTCCGCGAGCAGTAG
- a CDS encoding MFS transporter: MSGATGSIPTTGSVAVPASRVAPWAMVWGAVFVCSWGGNQFSPLLLMYEERAHYSSLLVNAFLGVYVLGLAPALLVAGSLSDRHGRKPLMLVGIGAAVVGSGLLALGPLGPGFLAAGRLFSGVTVGIAMAVGNSWVKELSQGRHDPGADVGSGARRASLAFTLGSGIGALVAGGIAQWGPAPEVLPFLVHVCVAAPFALVVWRAPETAVHGGLAGPWWRQLAIPSAGHRRFTRVVVVAAPWIFGSAAIGYGYLPTRLAGATGQWGLVFATAATVVALGVSSAVQPFAKRVHSVSSARGLVTAVAVVTVGIAIVLLAIELQSVWVGLVANVVIGVGMGTALVSSLLEVQRIAGSRDLAGLTGAFYAVAYSGFLAPAVIAAVVGGAGVPVSVVLAVVVGLGVVSWVALLVSSRRYVPED; this comes from the coding sequence GTGAGCGGTGCGACCGGGAGCATCCCGACCACCGGGTCGGTCGCGGTGCCGGCGAGCCGGGTGGCGCCGTGGGCGATGGTCTGGGGTGCGGTCTTCGTGTGCTCGTGGGGCGGCAACCAGTTCTCGCCGCTGCTGCTCATGTACGAGGAGCGGGCGCACTACTCGTCCCTGCTCGTCAACGCCTTCCTCGGCGTCTACGTGCTCGGGCTCGCACCCGCGCTGCTCGTCGCCGGGTCACTGTCCGACCGGCACGGACGGAAGCCGCTCATGCTCGTCGGCATCGGCGCCGCGGTCGTCGGCAGCGGACTCCTGGCACTCGGGCCGCTGGGGCCGGGGTTCCTGGCGGCCGGACGGCTGTTCTCGGGGGTGACGGTGGGCATCGCGATGGCGGTCGGCAACAGCTGGGTGAAGGAGCTCTCGCAGGGACGGCACGACCCCGGAGCCGACGTCGGCTCGGGAGCACGGCGTGCATCACTGGCGTTCACGCTCGGGTCCGGGATCGGTGCGCTCGTCGCGGGCGGGATCGCGCAGTGGGGTCCCGCGCCCGAGGTCCTGCCGTTCCTCGTGCACGTCTGCGTCGCGGCGCCGTTCGCCCTCGTGGTGTGGCGGGCGCCGGAGACCGCGGTGCACGGCGGTCTGGCCGGGCCGTGGTGGCGGCAGCTCGCGATCCCGAGCGCCGGGCACCGCCGGTTCACGCGGGTCGTCGTCGTCGCCGCGCCGTGGATCTTCGGGTCGGCCGCGATCGGTTACGGGTACCTGCCGACCCGGCTGGCCGGTGCGACCGGCCAGTGGGGGCTCGTGTTCGCCACGGCCGCGACCGTCGTGGCGCTCGGGGTGTCGAGCGCCGTGCAGCCGTTCGCGAAGCGGGTGCACTCGGTGTCCTCGGCGCGCGGGCTCGTGACCGCGGTCGCGGTGGTGACCGTCGGTATCGCGATCGTGCTCCTGGCGATCGAGCTGCAGTCGGTGTGGGTGGGGCTCGTGGCGAACGTGGTGATCGGTGTCGGGATGGGGACCGCGCTGGTCTCGTCGTTGCTCGAGGTGCAGCGGATCGCCGGGTCGCGGGACCTGGCCGGGTTGACGGGGGCGTTCTACGCGGTGGCCTACAGCGGGTTCCTCGCGCCGGCCGTCATCGCGGCGGTCGTGGGTGGCGCCGGGGTGCCGGTGTCGGTGGTCCTGGCCGTCGTGGTCGGGCTCGGCGTGGTGTCGTGGGTGGCGCTGCTGGTGTCGTCGCGGCGCTACGTGCCCGAGGACTGA
- a CDS encoding GntR family transcriptional regulator, producing the protein MSDTNTELPAAERAYEHVKRAIIRGDLPGGTAISENALCQEIGVSRTPVHEAFLRLAAEELILLGARRGAVVRPMSPNEAADVLEMREAIESTAAARVVTDGRAAELAPRLQAELAEQEAAVAAGDVDRFVERDAAFHAAVIAASRNAIAVLFARTLSDRQQRLRHQLMRLRPEQLQASLDDHRALAAALDDGDAERYAAVLRAHVASHRGAL; encoded by the coding sequence GTGAGCGACACCAACACCGAGCTCCCCGCGGCCGAACGGGCCTACGAGCACGTCAAGCGGGCGATCATCCGCGGGGACCTGCCGGGCGGCACCGCGATCAGCGAGAACGCCCTGTGCCAGGAGATCGGCGTCTCACGGACTCCGGTGCACGAGGCGTTCCTGCGTCTCGCGGCCGAGGAACTCATCCTGCTCGGGGCGCGCCGGGGTGCCGTCGTGCGCCCGATGTCCCCGAACGAGGCGGCGGACGTGCTGGAGATGCGCGAGGCGATCGAGTCGACGGCCGCGGCCCGCGTCGTCACCGACGGCCGCGCTGCGGAACTGGCACCGCGCCTCCAGGCCGAGCTGGCGGAACAGGAGGCGGCGGTGGCGGCCGGTGACGTCGACCGGTTCGTCGAGCGGGACGCGGCGTTCCACGCGGCCGTGATCGCGGCGTCGCGCAACGCGATCGCGGTCCTGTTCGCCCGGACGCTGAGCGACCGGCAGCAGCGGCTCCGGCACCAGCTGATGCGGCTCCGGCCGGAGCAGTTGCAGGCGTCGCTCGACGACCACCGCGCACTCGCCGCCGCACTCGACGACGGCGACGCCGAGCGGTACGCCGCGGTCCTCCGCGCCCACGTGGCCTCGCACCGGGGTGCGCTGTGA
- a CDS encoding phosphotransferase has translation MERVTRADDRVHRPAGPWTPTVHRLLAHLHEQGFVAAPEPIAVGGAVETVSFVPGTAGNYPWSTEIASEAALVTSARLLRQYHDVAATYPRDATVDVWSQAERLPVETIVHGDFAPYNCVYDGIAAVGLIDFDTAHPGPRVWDVASAVYRFAPFTTGLVEGGTAPGLDERLDRAVEFCRAYGLDDRSRGVLVETMTASLVALVTTMETEAAAGNPKFLSDLEHGHADLYRADVTWIESHADAIHEAVTAG, from the coding sequence ATGGAGCGTGTCACCAGAGCCGACGACCGCGTCCACCGCCCCGCGGGGCCCTGGACGCCGACGGTCCACCGGCTGCTCGCGCACCTGCACGAGCAGGGGTTCGTCGCGGCCCCGGAACCGATCGCCGTCGGCGGCGCGGTCGAGACGGTGAGCTTCGTACCCGGCACGGCGGGGAACTACCCGTGGAGCACCGAGATCGCGAGCGAGGCCGCCCTCGTCACCTCCGCGCGGCTGCTCCGCCAGTACCACGACGTCGCGGCGACCTACCCGCGCGACGCGACGGTCGACGTGTGGTCGCAGGCGGAACGACTGCCGGTCGAGACGATCGTGCACGGCGACTTCGCGCCGTACAACTGCGTCTACGACGGCATCGCTGCCGTCGGGCTCATCGACTTCGACACTGCGCACCCCGGACCGCGGGTCTGGGACGTGGCGAGCGCCGTCTACCGCTTCGCGCCGTTCACCACCGGACTGGTCGAGGGCGGCACCGCGCCGGGGCTCGACGAACGCCTCGACCGCGCGGTGGAGTTCTGCCGCGCCTACGGGCTCGACGACCGATCCCGCGGGGTGCTCGTCGAGACGATGACGGCGTCGCTCGTCGCCCTCGTCACGACGATGGAGACCGAGGCCGCGGCGGGGAACCCGAAGTTCCTCAGCGACCTGGAGCACGGACACGCCGACCTGTACCGCGCGGACGTCACCTGGATCGAGTCGCACGCCGACGCGATCCACGAGGCAGTCACCGCGGGCTGA
- a CDS encoding J domain-containing protein → MTDSPADATPYEVLGVPATADDDELRRAYRRAARETHPDLGGDARRFRQVQIAWERIGTPAARRAYDAGSRASAPRTASGPSGSSVWSHDDGGGFAPPTARRDSRPRARSHGHPGGRSREVFLQAEREWVGLGDPIEDPYDPALVRSAPRHIRRLLAEALAEEATAAIVSEMGIGVSVWHDLDAGAEGKLDHAVLTPSGLWAVESIDWGAPVRIEHGEIAGETLAPGERPVKELVRAARAVQKQTRVKFTGRLMVVPDAAVDEDVQVVGPARKPTALLVRRSALGQVLNGVFSPEGSVDVFEIRDRLQQTVRFV, encoded by the coding sequence ATGACCGACAGCCCGGCCGACGCCACCCCGTACGAGGTCCTCGGCGTCCCCGCGACCGCCGACGACGACGAGCTCCGTCGCGCCTACCGCCGGGCCGCCCGCGAGACCCACCCCGACCTCGGCGGCGACGCCCGACGCTTCCGCCAGGTGCAGATCGCGTGGGAGCGCATCGGGACCCCTGCCGCCCGGCGCGCGTACGACGCGGGGTCGCGCGCGTCGGCCCCACGTACGGCGTCCGGCCCGTCCGGCTCGTCCGTCTGGTCGCACGACGACGGCGGGGGCTTCGCGCCCCCGACCGCCCGCCGCGACTCCCGGCCGCGGGCGCGTTCGCACGGCCACCCGGGTGGTCGCTCGCGCGAGGTGTTCCTGCAGGCCGAACGCGAGTGGGTCGGCCTCGGCGACCCGATCGAGGACCCATACGACCCCGCACTCGTCCGCTCGGCGCCTCGGCACATCCGGCGCCTCCTCGCCGAGGCACTCGCCGAGGAGGCGACGGCCGCGATCGTGTCCGAGATGGGCATCGGCGTGAGCGTCTGGCACGACCTCGACGCCGGTGCCGAGGGCAAGCTCGACCACGCCGTCCTCACCCCGAGCGGACTCTGGGCCGTCGAGTCGATCGACTGGGGAGCGCCGGTGCGCATCGAGCACGGCGAGATCGCCGGCGAGACCCTGGCACCGGGGGAGCGCCCGGTCAAGGAGCTCGTGCGGGCTGCCCGGGCCGTCCAGAAGCAGACGCGTGTGAAGTTCACCGGGCGGCTGATGGTCGTACCGGACGCCGCCGTCGACGAGGACGTCCAGGTCGTCGGCCCGGCGCGGAAGCCCACCGCGCTCCTGGTCCGGCGGAGCGCCCTGGGACAGGTCCTGAACGGGGTGTTCTCGCCGGAGGGCTCCGTCGACGTGTTCGAGATCCGCGACCGCCTGCAGCAGACCGTCCGCTTCGTCTGA
- a CDS encoding RNA-binding S4 domain-containing protein, which produces MEKARVDSWIWAVRITKTRSAATSACKAGHVRVNGERAKPAQPIAPGDEVRVRQHGFDRVVVVRGIILKRTSATEAAKHFEDRTPPRLPREEAGFVPTRDRGAGRPSKRERRDLEKLRGY; this is translated from the coding sequence ATGGAGAAGGCACGCGTCGACAGCTGGATCTGGGCGGTGCGGATCACGAAGACCCGCTCCGCGGCGACCAGCGCGTGCAAGGCCGGCCACGTCCGGGTGAACGGCGAGCGCGCGAAGCCGGCCCAGCCGATCGCCCCCGGGGACGAGGTCCGGGTCCGCCAGCACGGCTTCGACCGCGTGGTGGTCGTGCGGGGCATCATCCTCAAGCGCACGAGTGCGACCGAGGCGGCGAAGCACTTCGAGGACCGCACCCCGCCGCGGCTCCCCCGCGAGGAGGCCGGGTTCGTCCCGACGCGCGACCGCGGGGCCGGGCGTCCGAGCAAGCGGGAGCGCCGCGACCTCGAGAAGCTCCGCGGGTACTGA